A genomic window from Raphanus sativus cultivar WK10039 unplaced genomic scaffold, ASM80110v3 Scaffold1861, whole genome shotgun sequence includes:
- the LOC108807617 gene encoding uncharacterized protein LOC108807617, with amino-acid sequence MLDEVQISNSYDASQVFFNPPIKETEAFLKRDVASNALTLVESEEDRLEREIRRDPWMQYPTKDIAELLESTQIEQCRVIATIYDIDKDWGWYYFGCQADQRKVTKISRTVKIVNGNEIITHLWWCEKCEAKVTDVLPKFRIHVRVKDGSGEAYLMLLDWIASAIVPESAADLLSGSLDELKDVDSFPEAVTSLIGKTFMFGVYIESNNVSSKGGMYKVGKVWKNPSLLLTGGSTSQSFTQTDVGTSYLTGSQDSIYQLESQPNEDNMVTPVSKRKEKSTEGEDDRDINSTTKKHCTRVFVKKEKTTKEESSTKKSG; translated from the exons ATGTTAGATGAGGTTCAAATTTCAAACTCATATGATGCTTCTCAAGTCTTTTTCAACCCACCAATAAAGGAGACTGAGGCGTTTTTGAAAAG GGATGTTGCATCCAATGCCTTGACATTGGTTGAATCTGAAGAAGACAGACTGGAGAGGGAGATTAGACGCGATCCTTGGATGCAATACCCAACTAAGGACATTGCAGAGCTACTGGAATCAACTCAG ATTGAGCAATGCAGAGTCATTGCCACAATCTATGATATTGACAAGGACTGGGGATGGTACTATTTTGGGTGCCAAGCTGACCAGAGAAAGGTCACCAAGATTTCTAGAACTGTTAAAATCGTGAATGGTAATGAGATTATAACTCATCTTTGGTGGTGTGAAAAGTGTGAAGCTAAAGTCACAGATGTCTTACCTAA GTTCAGGATTCATGTAAGGGTTAAAGATGGCTCTGGAGAAGCTTACCTAATGCTACTTGACTGGATTGCTAGCGCCATTGTTCCTGAATCTGCTGCCGACTTGCTCAGCGGTTCCCTTGATGAG CTAAAAGATGTTGACTCTTTTCCTGAGGCTGTTACTTCTTTGATTGGAAAGACTTTCATGTTTGGAGTTTACATTGAGAGTAACAATGTTAGTAGCAAGGGTGGGATGTACAAAGTTGGTAAAGTGTGGAAAAATCCGAGTTTGCTACTTACTGGTGGTAGTACCAGTCAATCATTTACTCAGACTGATGTTGGAACATCCTATTTAACTGGTTCACAG GACTCGATTTACCAGTTGGAAAGTCAACCAAACGAAGACAACATGGTAACTCCTGTATCTAAACGCAAAGAAAAATCCACTGAAGGTGAAGATGATCGTGACATAAATTCTACAACAAAGAAGCACTGCACTAGAGTTTTTGTGAAGAAAGAAAAGACTACCAAAGAAGAGTCAAGCACAAAAAAAAGTGGCTAA